The bacterium DNA window TTGATGTAGTCCATGTGAGGATACTTCCATTGCCACGGCCTGTATGCCCCTTTCTCGCATGGAAGAGAACAACTTCCATATCGTTTCAGCATCAGGTGTGGTTATAGGTAGCTTCTCAAGCTTCCCTTCTTCAAACATGAATCCGAGTGTCCCTATGACACCCGTTTTCACCCCCGCATCATTCATTATCCTGTGGAGCATGTGCGTTACAGTCGTTTTTCCGTTGGTTCCCGTGACCCCTATTACTTCGTCAGGCTGAGGACCGTAAAATTCTTTCAATGCGAGAACCAACGCCTCACGCGAATCCTCAACGACAAGAATCGGCAACTTCTCTTTCACCTCAAGTTCTGGATCAGAAATTATTATCGCATTGGCTCCAGCTTTTATAGCATCCTCGATAAACATGTGACCATCTTTTGTAACACCCTTAACAGCAACGAATAGGGAACCGGTGGTTACTTTTCTTGAGTCTGCCGTTACATCGACAACGACTCTATTTTCAGCCTCATTAAGCATATATCCACCGATGGTTGCCTTAATTTTCCCAAAAATCTCCGCTATTTTTACTACTTTTCCCATTTAGCTCGTTTCTTACTATGGACATTCCTCTGACTTTGCATTCACAGCCGATTTTTACCTCAGTGAACGGTGCCGGCTCTTGCTCCACGACAACACCGTAACCGCTGATAATTGGTTTAACTCCAAGCTCAGTAAGCTTTTTCATCGCATCCCTTATGCTTAGACCTCTTAGATCTGGCAGGATTACTTTATTAGTTTGGCCTTCTCTTTCGCCCAGATAAACCCAGACTGTTTCGCCAACCTCAACTTCCGAGTAAGCTTTAGGAACCTGAGATATAACCACATTACCAACACCTATAATTTTCGGAATTAATCGCCTTTTTCTCAGAACTTCCTTAGCTTGAGCTGCGGGCATAAACCTCAAAGCGGGAACAGCAGTTTTCACATTACGGTAGGCACTAACAGCTAATTTCAACGAACGAGGAGATTCAACTATTCCAGCGCTGACGGCTTTCTCGATTATGGCTCTGAACACAGGAGCCGCTACAAAACCACCATAATATTTTCCTGCTTTGGGATTGTCAATAACTATAACACCCACTACTTTAGGGTCCTCAAAAGGCGCAATGCCAGCGAACGAGGAATAGTACTCATGGCTTTTATATTTAGTGGTGCCATACGCATGTTTCTTGCTCGTCCCAGTTTTGCCGGCGATCTTTACATAAGGTGAATTTGCTGATCTTGCGGTTCCACGAGTAACGACTTTCCGCAATATATTATAAACCGTGTCTGAAACCCATTCTGGTATTACCTGTCTGACCATAAGCGGCTGACGAATTACCTCTGTATTGCCATCACCAGAAACAGCTTTTGAAACAAGAAATGGCCTATTCATTCTACCATGATTCGCGATAGCTGAGTATGCGCACGCAAGCTGAATCGCAGTTACTCTAACCTCATAACCCATGGGTAGAGTCGCCATAGTAGGTATGGACCACTTTGAAGGACTATTTAGCTTTCCATCCGCTTCGCCGGGAAAATCAACATTGGTTATAGTTCCGAAGCCGAAAAGTTTTATGTATTTATAGAAGGTTTGTTTATCAAGTCTTTTTGCGATTTTAACTATGCCTACATTGCTCGAATTTATAAGAATTTCCGGTGCACGGAGTAAACCATAGCCATGAACATCCCTAACATCACGCATGTTAATTCTCAGGTATCCATTTCCAGTATCAATTGTATCATCGAGTGCAAGCTTGCCCTCAGCTAAAGCGCAGCAAAATGTGACTATTTTAAAAACTGACCCAGGCTCAAACTCATCGGTTATTGGGCGACAACGCCTGTAACCATCAGGAAAATCGCCTGGGTGATTGGGGTCATAATTAGGAAAAGAGGATACAGCTAATATCTCACCAGTTTTGGGATTAACAAATATTGCCATACCTGCATCGGCAGCATTCCGCAAAACAGCATCTTCAAGTTCCTTATCCACTATCTCTTGTAGCCTAATGTCCAGTGTGGTGTATATATCCTTGCCCGGTTTGGCACTTTTTAACAAATCGCCATAGACGGGATATTTATTCCCCAGCGCATCGTGAACGAGAACCTTTTTTGCTGGAGTGCCTTTAAGATAATCATTGTAGTAAAGCTCAAGCCCCTCGATACCATTCCCGTCTGCATCGACACAACCTATAATGGTCGAGCCAATTTTTCCGTGAGGATAATTTCGGCTATATTTTGGATTTACACTAATCCCCGGAATGGCTAAACTTTCTATTTTTCGACCTATCTCTGGAGAAACTTTACGTTCGAGGTAAACATAGTATCTGCTTATACTGTTCCTTATTTTATTGTAATAGAATCCTCTCTCACGCCCCGTTAATCGTGTCAGGATTGAGTCTACAAAATTGGTATCCTTAATTTGCGAAGGGTCGGCTATAAGCTCGTAAAAAAGGTTATTTATGGCGAGAGGAATGCCGTTTCTGTCGTATATATTTCCTCGTGGAGCAGATATATTTACAGATATAAGATGCTGTTTTCTTGCTAACTCACGGTAATACCTCGTTTTAAAAATTTGTATAGCTGCAAGCCTGCAAACGAGAATTACCAATACTACAAGCCAAAAAACTATAACAGTAGTAAGCCGATTTATTTTTCTATGCACTTCCATTTAACCATTAAAGTTTCGGTTTCTCATGCTGACGAGAAAACACCAATCTCTTGCTTTTAGACTGACTTTTGCCGCCCCCGAAGAAATTGATTATTTTAGCAAATATACTATTTCCACTTGATATATATTCAGGATTGTTATATTCTATCTCAACTATAACGAGCTTTTCTGGAGGAGTATAATCGAGTCTACAGCCCGATTTGGCCATCATCTCGATTCTGCTTCGGGATTTGAGAGCGGAAACTTTGGTTAACAACTGTATATTGTAGGTTCTCAGCGCTTCTCTTTGTTCTTCAAGCTTGGCTATCTCGCTTGATAAAGGAACTATGACGCTTCTCTGCCAAACCAAAACCAGACAGTACACAAAGGCAAGGAATAATAGTATAAAATATATAATGTATTTACCCTGGTCGACTTGCCTACCATTAAGCATACTCCCTCCTTACTTTTTCAGCGGCTCTTAACCTTGCAGAACGAGCTCGAGGATTAGCTTCTATCTCTTCTGCGGAAGGTCTTATGGGCTTTTTAGTGATTATTTCCAACTGCTTCACATGACCACACCTGCAAACCGGTACTCCCGGCGGGCATATACAATCCTTGGACTCAGTGACGAAAAATTTCTTAACAACTCTATCCTCGCCAGAGTGATATGTAACGACGACAAGTCTTCCACCGGGCTTAAGCAGTTCAAGCGAGCCGTAAAGCGCGCTATTTAGTTTGTAGAGTTCATCATTAACCTCTATCCTTATTGCCATAAAAACTTTTGGTACTACTTCATCCCACATGGTTTTCGGGACAGCGCTTTTAACAACATCAGAAAACGACAATGTATCCTCTATTGGTGCATGTTGCCTTCTTTGGACTATGGCTTTAGCTATCTTTCGTGCTTGTTTGACATCCCCGAATTTTCTCAAAACATTCTCCAATCGTTCAAGAGAATATGTGTTAATTACTTTATACGCAGTCTTTTCACTCTTCATATCGTATCGCATGTCGAGCGGTCCTTTAAGTTTCATCGAAAAACCTCTTATGGGTTCAGCCAAAAGTTCACTTCTTAAACCCAAATCGAAAACTATACCGTCAACGAAATCAAAACCTGCTTCCTCACGAACGAGCTCTTCAATCTGAGCGTAGTCGCCAACGACAGGGACGAAGCTATCGCCAAATCTTGCAAGCCTTCTCGTCGCTACCTTAATGGCTGATTCGTCGATATCGATACCTACGACCGTCGACTTTCCACCGGTTTTGCTAAGAATCGCCTCAGAGTAACCGCCATCACCCACAGTAGCATCGACATAAACGCCCTCCTCCCGAACACACAAGTATTTCAACATCTGGTCAACTAATACGCTCTTGTGGATTTTCGCCTCCCGTTTTGGCACGCCTTCCACGGATAAGAGACCCAAAGAACTTCATAGCCCCAGAATCATAATCGACCTTCTGGGACTTGGTATACGCTGAATATCTATCTGGATTCCATATTTCTATCCAATCCACTACCCCTAAAATCAACACATCATCTTTTATACCGGCTTCTTCCTTAAGGACACTTGGTAAAAGGATTCTTCCCTGGTTATCTATTGCGACAAAGTGTGCCCATGAGGCGAATTCACGGTAAAATGCAAGGCTTTCCTCGAAAGAAAGCTCGGAAGCATCGAAATTATTTATGAACTCTTCAAATTTGTTGGCGGGAAAAAGTGCTATGCAGCCGCCTATGCCTCTCGTCAAAACGAACTCCGTATACCCCAAGCCCTTACCAGCAGTTCTTAGCCTTGCTGGAAGAGCAACTCGCCCTTTACTATCGATTTTATGTCTGTACTTTCCATAAAACATAGGCGGCAACTTACAAAAAATGTTA harbors:
- a CDS encoding PASTA domain-containing protein, with translation MEVHRKINRLTTVIVFWLVVLVILVCRLAAIQIFKTRYYRELARKQHLISVNISAPRGNIYDRNGIPLAINNLFYELIADPSQIKDTNFVDSILTRLTGRERGFYYNKIRNSISRYYVYLERKVSPEIGRKIESLAIPGISVNPKYSRNYPHGKIGSTIIGCVDADGNGIEGLELYYNDYLKGTPAKKVLVHDALGNKYPVYGDLLKSAKPGKDIYTTLDIRLQEIVDKELEDAVLRNAADAGMAIFVNPKTGEILAVSSFPNYDPNHPGDFPDGYRRCRPITDEFEPGSVFKIVTFCCALAEGKLALDDTIDTGNGYLRINMRDVRDVHGYGLLRAPEILINSSNVGIVKIAKRLDKQTFYKYIKLFGFGTITNVDFPGEADGKLNSPSKWSIPTMATLPMGYEVRVTAIQLACAYSAIANHGRMNRPFLVSKAVSGDGNTEVIRQPLMVRQVIPEWVSDTVYNILRKVVTRGTARSANSPYVKIAGKTGTSKKHAYGTTKYKSHEYYSSFAGIAPFEDPKVVGVIVIDNPKAGKYYGGFVAAPVFRAIIEKAVSAGIVESPRSLKLAVSAYRNVKTAVPALRFMPAAQAKEVLRKRRLIPKIIGVGNVVISQVPKAYSEVEVGETVWVYLGEREGQTNKVILPDLRGLSIRDAMKKLTELGVKPIISGYGVVVEQEPAPFTEVKIGCECKVRGMSIVRNELNGKSSKNSGDFWEN
- a CDS encoding cell division protein FtsL yields the protein MLNGRQVDQGKYIIYFILLFLAFVYCLVLVWQRSVIVPLSSEIAKLEEQREALRTYNIQLLTKVSALKSRSRIEMMAKSGCRLDYTPPEKLVIVEIEYNNPEYISSGNSIFAKIINFFGGGKSQSKSKRLVFSRQHEKPKL
- the rsmH gene encoding 16S rRNA (cytosine(1402)-N(4))-methyltransferase RsmH; this encodes MLKYLCVREEGVYVDATVGDGGYSEAILSKTGGKSTVVGIDIDESAIKVATRRLARFGDSFVPVVGDYAQIEELVREEAGFDFVDGIVFDLGLRSELLAEPIRGFSMKLKGPLDMRYDMKSEKTAYKVINTYSLERLENVLRKFGDVKQARKIAKAIVQRRQHAPIEDTLSFSDVVKSAVPKTMWDEVVPKVFMAIRIEVNDELYKLNSALYGSLELLKPGGRLVVVTYHSGEDRVVKKFFVTESKDCICPPGVPVCRCGHVKQLEIITKKPIRPSAEEIEANPRARSARLRAAEKVRREYA
- a CDS encoding division/cell wall cluster transcriptional repressor MraZ, giving the protein MFYGKYRHKIDSKGRVALPARLRTAGKGLGYTEFVLTRGIGGCIALFPANKFEEFINNFDASELSFEESLAFYREFASWAHFVAIDNQGRILLPSVLKEEAGIKDDVLILGVVDWIEIWNPDRYSAYTKSQKVDYDSGAMKFFGSLIRGRRAKTGGENPQERIS